ACCCCGACATCGTCGAGCAGTCGCGCGAGCACTTCACCGAGCAGACGTGGCCGCCGCACCGCCGTCAGTTGCTGGACGTGCAGGACGAGCGCCTGAGGCTGATGGACGAGGCCGGCATCGAGTTCGTCGCGCTTTCCTTGCTGGCGCCCGGAATCCAGGGCCTGCCCGACCGCGCGCAGGCCGTGGACTGGGCGCGGCGCACGAACGATGTCGCCGCCCGGCACGTGGAGCTGAGGCCGGATCGGTTCGCCGCGTTCGCCGCGCTTCCGTTGCAGGATCCCGAAGAAGCCGTCGGCGAGCTGCGCCGCGCAGTGACCGAGCTGGGCTTCAAGGGCGCGCTGGTGAACGGGTTCTCCGAAGTGGACGGTGACCGGATCGCCTATCTCGACGAGCCGCAGTACCGGCCGTTCTGGGCTGCCGTGGAAGACCTGGGGGTGCCGGTGTACCTGCACCCGCGTGATCCGCTGCCGCGCGACAGCCGGATGCTCGAAGGCCACCCGTGGCTCTACGGCTCGGCGTGGGGCTTCTCGGTGGAAACCGGCACGCACGCGTTGCGGCTCATGGCGAGCGGCCTGTTCGACGAACACCCCGGCGTACAGGTGATCCTCGGGCACCTGGGCGAGCTGCTGCCGTTCAACATCTGGCGCACCGATCACCGGCTGAAGGTCAAGCCCGCGGGCATCCCGGCGCGCAAGCCGCTGCGCGAATACCTGCGTGCGAACTTCCACCTCACCACGAGCGGCAACTTCGCCAGGCCCGAGCTGCTGTTCACGATCGACGAGGTCGGCGCCGACCGGGTGCTGTTCTCCGCGGACTACCCGTTCGAGTCGATGGGCGAGGCCGCCGCGTGGTTCGACGCGCTGGACCTCGACCACGAGGTGCACGAGAAGATCGCGGAAGGCAACGCGCGCAAGCTCCTCGAGCTCTGACCGCAAAGGACGGTCAAGGCTTCGACGCCACCACGAGGTCGCGCTCGATCGCCTGGTCCACGCGGTGGGCGAACTCCTCGTACGGCCCGCCTTCGCGCACGTCGAGGCCGGCGCGCGCGAGCACCGCGACGAGTTCCTCGCGCGGCAGGACGTTGAGGTTCCACGAGATCCCGAGCGCCCCGCCCGGGCGGAGCACGCGTGTCCACACGGGAACGGCCGCCGCCAGCAGGTCGCGCGGGCTGCGCGCGAGGCTCGCGTCCTGCGTGCGGTGGCTGCCGTGCTGCACGCCGTACGGCGCGTCGGTCACGATCACGTCCACGGAGTTCGCGCGCAGCAGCTCGTCGGTGGTGAGGGTGTCGGCGTTGAAGTAGGTGAGCCGGCGCGTCTGCCCGCCCTTGTAGTCGTCCTTGTCGAACGCGTACTCGACGTCGAGGCGGCGCCCGAGGCGGACCTTGTTGCGCCGCAGCTGCCCGGAGTCGGCGGTGTGCTTCACGCGCTTGGTGCGCAGCCAGGTCTTGAGGAACTGCTCGTAGGCCTCGAAGTCCTTGCCGTCCACGTCGAGGCCGGTGGCGTCGAAGCCGTACATCACGGCCTGGTTCAGCGTGGTGCCGCGGCCGCACAGCGGGTCGAGCAGCGTCCGCGGGCGGTCGAGCCACCCGGTCGGGTCGGCGGTGGCGAGCAGGGTGACGTTGAGCAGCAGCTTCGTGAACTGCTCATTGGTCTTGCCCGCGTACTTCTGGATCGTCAGCAGGTCCGAGTCCGTCTTCGCCAGCGGCCGCACCAGAACGGGGCGCAGCACGCCGTCGCCCAGCTCGAACAGGGCGTAGAGCGAGGACAGGTTGGACAGCAGCGCCACGTCCGGCTCGCTCAGCGGCACCGGCGTCGAGAACTTGACGTAGCCCACGCCGCCGAGCTCCACCTCCTCGGCCTCCGACAGCTCGGCGGAGAGCCCGGCCGCGCCGAACACCGCCAGCTCGGCCCGCAGCAGCGCGGGCGACGAGGCGGCGTAGACCCGGTTGGCGGACGGGTGAACGAGGATCGCGTACTCAGGCATCCCGCAGAGCGTAGCGTGACGCACTGTGACAGCTACTTTGGCGCAGGACATCGAAGCCGCCGCCGCCCTGCTCGCCGGGGCCACCGACGTGACGCTGCTGGGCCACGTGCGCCCGGACGCCGACGCGCTCGGCAGCGCACTGGCCCTCGGCCACGTGCTGCGCCGGCGCGGCGCCCGCGTGCGCGTGTCCTTCGGCGAGCCCGACGAAGCCCCCGAGACGCTGACCTGGCTCGACGTCGACGGGCTGCTCACCAAGCCCGGCGACCTGCCTGCGTCGGAGCAGTTGCTGGTCGCGCTCGACACCCCGGTGCCCGCGCGTCTGGGCCGGCTCGCCGGACGCGTCGACGCCGTCCGCGCCGCCGGTGGCGCCGTGCTGGTGGTGGACCACCACGCCACCAACGCGTTCTACGGCACGCACCACGTGGTCGACGAGGCCACCGAGGCGACCGCCGTGCTCGTCACGCAGATCATCGAGGCGATGGGTGTCGAGCTGGACGAACCGGCCGCGCGCTGCCTGTACGCGGGGATAGTCACGGACACCAGCGGTTTCCGCCGCGCCCGCCCGGAAACGCACCGGATCGCCGCGCGCCTGCTGGAGGCCGGCGTCGACCCGACGGAGGTGGCGCGGCGGATCGTGGACGACCACCCGTTCGCGTGGCTGCCGATGCTCTCGGCCGTGCTGTCCGAAGCGGAGCTGGAGCCGGAAGCCGCGCAGGGCTTCGGGTTCGTGCACGCGGTGGTGCGCTCGGCCGTCGCGGCGAGCGTGCGGCCGGAGGAGGTGGAGTCGGTGATCGACGTGGTCCGCGCGACGCGGGAGGCCGGCGTCGCCGGGGTGCTGAAGGAGTTCGCGCCCGCCTCGCGGGGTTCGGTGTGGACGGTCTCGCTGCGGTCCGCGGGCCGGGTCGACGTGTCGTCGGTGGCCTCGGAATTCGGCGGCGGCGGGCACCGGATGGCCGCGGGCTGCACGATGGAGGGTACGTCGGACGACGTGCTGGCGCGGCTGCGCGACGCGCTCGGCCGGGCGCCGCTGCTGGGGAACCGGAGTGCCTGAACCCGTCCGGTCCGACGACGAGTTCCCGGCCGGCCCGGCTGCGCGCGTACCCCCGGCTGCGCGCCGCCGTGCACCGCGCGGAGTCCCCCGAGGGCGCGCCGACCTGGCTGGTCACGCGCTACGCCGAGGTCAAGGCCGGCCTCGTCGACCCACGGCTCTCGCCGGACAAGGCGAACTCGTCGTCGCCCCGGACCTCACAGGCGGAGTCCTTTGTGGACGAGGTCCTGCGCCACACGTCCCCGGTGCAGCTCGTCATCCGCCGATTTCCCTTGCCGGACCTCGGAACAGGCGACACCAATGATCCCGGCCGGCGACACCGTCCTGGTCGCCTCGCCTCCGCCCACCGCGACGACACGGTGTTCGAAGCCCCGGACACCTTCGACGCCCACCGCCCCGACAACCCCCACTTCGCCTTCGGCCACGCCCCCACTTCTGCCTCGGCGCACCCCTGGCCCGCCTCGTACTGGAGATCGGCTTCGACACCCTGCTGCGCCGCTTCCCGGCGATGGCCCCGGCCGGCGACCCGGTGTGGCGCTCGTCGCTCCGCAGCCGTGGGCCGGCGACCCTGCCGGTGATCCTGCGCGCTTGACGTCCGGAATGTCGGCCGCGGTCGTTACGCTCCCGGGGTGCCTGATGAAGCCCCGCCTGCTCCGCCCGTGACCTCCGAGGACCGGATCCCCGCGCGCCGGGTGCTCGGGCTCGCCGTGCCCGCGCTGGGGGTGCTCGCTGCGGAGCCGTTGTACGTGCTGGTGGACACGGCGGTGGTGGGGCACCTCGGCGCGCTGCCGCTGGCGGGGCTGGCGCTGGGCGGGGTGGTGCTGTCGCAGATCTCCACGCAGCTCACGTTCCTGTCCTACGGAACGACCTCGCGCACCGCGCGGCTGCACGGCGCCGGGCGGCGGCGCGACGCGGTGAGCGAAGGCGTCCAGGCCACGTGGCTGGCGGTGCTCGTGGGGCTGGTGCTGCTGGTGGCGGGCCAGCTGCTGGCCGGGCCGATCGCCCGGGCGCTGTCGGGCAGTGACGAGATCGCGGCGGAGGCCGTGTCGTGGCTGCGGATCGCGCTGTTCGGGGCGCCGCTGATCCTCGTCACCATGGCCGGCAACGGCTGGATGCGCGGGGTGCAGGACGCGGCCCGCCCGCTGCGCTACGTGCTGGCGGGCAACGGCATCTCGGCCGTGCTGTGCCCGGTGCTCGTCTACGTCGCGGGGCTGGGCCTGGAGGGTTCGGCGATCGCCAACGTCGTGGCGCAGGTGGTTTCGGCGTCGCTGTTCTTCGCGGCGCTGGTGCGCGAGCGCGTGCCGCTGCGGCCGGACTTCGGCGTGATGCGCGCGCAGCTGAGCCTGGGCCGCGATCTCGTGCTGCGCAGCCTCGCGTTCCAGGCGTGTTTCGTCTCGGCGGCGGCCGTGGCGGCGCGCACGTCGACGGAAGCCGTCGGCGCGCACCAGGTCGTGCTGCAGCTGTGGACGTTCCTCTCGCTCGTGCTCGACTCCGTCGCGATCGCCGCGCAGTCGCTCGTCGGCGCGGCCCTGGGCGGGGGAGCCGCGCGGCAGGCGCGCGGGGTCGCGAACCAGATCGTCGCGTACGGGCTGGTGCTCGGCTGCGTCCTGTGCGTGCTCTTCGGCGCGTTGTGGAGCACCCTGCCGCACGCGTTCACGTCCGATCCGGGGGTGCTCGCGGAGATCCCGCACGCGTGGTGGTTCTTCGTGGCGCTGCAACCGATCGCGGGCGTGGTGTTCGCGCTCGACGGCGTGCTGCTGGGCGCCGGCGACGCCGCGTTCCTGCGCACCGCCACGCTCGTCAGCGCGGGCCTGGGCTTCCTGCCGCTGATCTGGCTGTCACTCGCGTTCGGCTGGGGGCTCACGGGCATCTGGACGGGCCTGTCGCTGTTCATGGTGTTCCGTCTGGCCGCCGTGCTGATCCGCTGGCGCTCCGGCCGCTGGGCGGTGGTCGGGGCCGTCCGCGGCGCCTGAGCCCGTGCCAAGGTGGAGCCATGCGCTTCAGCCAGGTCGACGTCTTCACCGATGAGCTCACCCTCGGCAACGCACTCGCCGTGGTGCACGACGCCGAAGGCCTCTCCGACGACAAGATGGCCGCCTTCGCGCGGTGGACCAACCTCAGCGAGACCACGTTCCTGCTCCCGCCGGCGCACGCCGAGGCCGATTACCGCGTGCGGATCTTCACCGTCGAGCGCGAGCTGCCCTTCGCCGGGCACCCCACGCTCGGCTCGGCCCGCGCGTGGCTCGAAGCGGGCGGCACGCCGAAGAGCGAAGATCTCGTGCAGGAGTGCGGTGCCGGCCTGGTCCGCGTGCGGCGCACCGGCGAGCGGCTCGCCTTCGCCGCGCCGCCGCTCACCCGCGGCGGCCCCGTCGCGCCCGAGGACCTCGCCGCCGTCCGGAAAGCCCTGCACCTGGCCGAGAGCGACGTCGTCGACGCGCAGTGGGCCGACAACGGCCCCGGCTGGCTCGCCGTGCTCCTCGCCGATGCCGACGCGGTCCTGGCGGTCGAACGCGACGTCGCGGCGCTCGGGAAGTACAAGGTCGGGATCGTCGGACCCCATCCGGCCGGCTCGCCCGCGGCGTTCGAGGTCCGAGCCTTCACCGGCCAGGTCGAGGACCCGGTGACCGGCAGCCTCAACGCCGCGATCGGCCAATGGCTCATCGCTTCGGGCCGGGCGCCGGAGTCCTACGTGGCCGCGCAGGGCACCCGGCTCGGCCGGCGCGGGCGCGTGCACGTCGAGCGCGCGGAAGGCGACGTTTGGGTGGGCGGCGACACAGTGGTGGGAATCGCCGGTCAAGTGGCGCTGCGGTGAACGGGTGATGTGGCGAATCCCACCGAGGTAACGGCTATGTTTCGAGCTTGCTGAGGCGATACAACGATTGAGGCGGCAGCGTCGTCGTCCTTCCCCGACGACCGCTACCCGCAGGAGGAAACCTTGTCGCCCGGCCGCGCCACCGTCCGGTCCTGGCTCATCTGGCTCACCGCCGTCTTCGTGTACCTGCTCGCCGTGTTCCACCGCACCTCGTTCGGGGTCGCGGGCCTGGAAGCGGCGGACCGGTTCGGCGTCGGCGCCGCGGCGCTCGGCACGTTCACCGTGCTGCAGGTCGGGGTCTACGCCGCCATGCAGATCCCCACCGGCGTGCTCGTCGACCGCTACGGCCCGCGCCGCGTGCTCACCGCCGCCGTGCTCATCCTCGGCACCGGGCAGCTGCTGCTCGGCCTCGCCGAAAGCTACGGCGTCGGCCTGCTCGCCCGCGGCGTGCTCGGCCTGGGCGACGCGCTGACGTTCGTCAGCGTGCTGCGCCTGATCGCCGCCCACTTCCCGGCGCGGCAGTACGCGTTGATCGCGTCGTTCACCTCCGCCGTCGGCTATGTCGGCAACCTCGCCGCCACCGTGCCGCTCACGCTGCTGCTCGCCGGTCCCGGGTGGACGGTCACGTTCGTCTCGGTCGGCGCGCTCACGCTCCTGGTCTCGGTGCCGGTGGTGCTGCGCGTGCGGGACACCCCGCTCGGCGTGCCCGAGCCCGAGCGCAAGCCGGTGCACCCGGCGCTGCTCGCGCGCCAGATCCGCGCCGCGTGGCGCGTGCCCGGCACCCGGCTCGGCTTCTGGACGCACTTCAGCACTATGTTCGCGCCCAACGTGCTCACGCTGCTGTGGGGCGTCCCGTTTCTCGTTGAAGGACAAGGAATCCCGGCCGCCACGGCGAGCGCGATGCTGACCGTGTTCGTGTTCGGCTCGCTGGCCGGCGGCCCGGTGCTGGGCACGGTGATCAGCCGTCATCCGGAGCTGCGGATGCCGATCGTCGGCGGTTACCTCGGCACCGCCGCCGTCACGTGGGCCGTGCTGCTCGGCTGGAACGGGCACGTCCCGCTCGGGGTGCTCGGGCCCGCGTTCGCGCTGTTGTCGCTCGGCGGCCCGGTTTCGATGATCGGCTTCGCGCTGGCGCGGGACTACAACCCGATCGAGCGCGTCGGCACGGCGACCGGTCTCGTGAACGTCGCCGGGTTCGTCGCGACCACGGTCACCTCGCTCGTGGTCGGCGTGCTGCTGCAGTGGACGGGCGGGAACTTCCGCGTGTCCCTGCTGAGCATCGTGGTCGTGCTCGCGCTGGGCACGTGGCGGATGCTCGTGTGGTGGCGCCGCGCCAGGGCGCACGTGTTCGCCGCCGAAGCCCGCGGCGAGGACGTGCCGGTGCGGCTCACGCGCCGGCGCTGGGACGGCGAGGTGCCGGCCGAAGCCGCGGCCGTCGCCGCCTGACAGGTGCTCGCCGGTCCGAACCGGACGGCTCGATAGGGTTCGGCCCGTGTCTCGCCCGAAAGAACCGCGCCGCCCCGCTCCGCCGCCCGGTCTGCTCATCGTCGACAAACCGGCCGGAATGACGTCGCACGACGTCGTGGCGAGGGCTCGCCGGATCATGGGCACCCGCAAGATCGGCCACGCCGGCACGCTCGACCCGATGGCCACCGGCGTGCTGGTGCTCGGCATCGAGCGCGCCACCAAGCTGCTGGGCCACCTGGCGCTCGACCGCAAGACCTACCTCGCGACGCTGTCGCTGGGCAGCTCCACCACCACCGACGACGCCGAGGGCGAGGTGCTCACCGAGGGTGACCCGGCGTTGCTCGCGAAGATCACGGACGAGCAGCTCGCCACCGGCGTCGCCGAGCTCACCGGCGACATCCAGCAGGTGCCCAGCGCCGTCAGCGCCGTGAAGATCGACGGCAAGCGGGCCTACGCGCGGGTGCGCGCGGGCGAAGACGTGGTGCTCCCGCCGCGGCCCGTCACCGTCTACCGCTTCGACGTGCTGGCCACGCGCCGCGAGGACGACCGGATCGAGCTCGACGCCGTGGTCGAGTGCTCGTCGGGCACCTACGTGCGCGCGCTGGCCCGCGACCTCGGCGCCGGGCTCGGCGTCGGCGGGCACCTGCTTGCCTTGCGGCGCACCACGGTCGGGCCCTTCACCCTCGCCCGGGCGCGCACGCTCGACCAGCTCGAGGAGACGCCCGAGCTGTCGCTGGACCTCGACGCCGCCGTCGCCGCGGCCTTCCCTCGCCGCGACGTCGACGCCGCCGAAGCGCAGGCCGTGCGCCACGGCCGGGCCATCCCGGCGGCCGGCATCGACGGGACCTACGGCCTCTTCGCGCCCGACGGCCGGGTGCTCGCCCTGGCCGCCGACACCGAGGGTGTGGCCCGGTCGGTGGTGGTCCTGCTGCCCGCATAGGGTGGTCGCGGTTGGGCGAGAGACCGGCGCGGGGAGAGTTGACGACAGTGCAGCGGTGGCGTGGCCTCGGGGATCTCCCGGGCGGCTGGGGACGGTGCGTGGTCACCATCGGCGTGTTCGACGGCGTGCACCGCGGGCACCAGGTGCTCATCTCGCGCACGGTGCGGGCGGCGGCCGAGCGCGGGGTCCCAAGCGTGGTGCTCACGTTCGACCCGCACCCGTCGGAGGTCCTGCGCCCGGGCAGCCACCCGGCACAGCTGACCACGTTGCGACGCAAGGCCGAGCTCGTGGAGGCCCTCGGCGTCGACGTGTTCGCCGTGCTGCCCTTCACCCTCGAGCTCTCGCGCCTCTCGCCGCACGAGTTCGTGCACGAGGTGCTGGTGGACCGGCTGCACGCCGCCGCCGTGCTGGTGGGCGACAACTTCACCTTCGGCGCCAAGGCAGCGGGCGACGTCACGCTCCTGCGCAAGCTCGGCAGCCGCTTCGGCTTCGTGGCCTACGGCGCGGAGCTGCAGGGCCGTTCGCTGGCCGACGACCGCATCGCCAACGACATCACCTTCTCCTCCACGTACGTGCGCTCGTGCATCGACGCCGGCGACGTGGTGGCCGCGGCCGACGCGCTCGGGCGCCCGCACCGGCTCGAGGGCATCGTCGTGCGCGGCGACGGCCGGGGCCACGACCTCGGCTACCCGACCGCGAACCTGTCGACGCCGCGGTTCGCCGCCGTGCCCGCCGACGGCGTCTACACGGCGTGGTTCACCCGCCTGTCGGACCCGGGGCGGAAGCTGCGGGCCGCGGTGTCGGTGGGCACGAACCCGACGTTCTCGGGCCGTGAGCGCACCGTCGAGGCGTTCGTGCTCGACGTCGACGAGGACTTCTACGGCCAGCACGTGGCGCTGGACTTCGTGACCCGGCTGCGCGACCAGGAGCGGTTCAGCCGGTCCGAGCAGCTGGTGGAGCGGATCGACGACGACGTGGTGCGCACCCGCGAGGTGCTGGGCGCCGAAGACTGACGTGGTTCCCCCGGACGGGGTCCGGCCGGGGGCGGAATGGGCGGTTCCGGCCGCCCGGGCGCGGGTCCGGTGGCAAGATACTCACGGGCGGGTGAAACGGTCCGGGCACGCCGGTCCGGCCGGACGAGGGGACCAAGGGGAGCGGAACTGGTGGAGGACCACAAGATCGTCCAGCGGAACGTCGCGCTGCAGCGGGAGTGGTACGGCGAACCGCTGGGTGACCGGGTGCGCAGACTGGTCGTCGCGTTCGACATCTCGCAGGCCTACCTCGCCGAGGTCCTCGGCATCAGCGCCCCGATGCTCAGCCAGGTGATGAGCGGCCGGCGCGCCAAGATCGGCAACCCCGTAGTGCTCGCCCGCATGATCATGCTCGAGCGCAAGATCCTCGTGCCCGACGTCGCGGCGGGCAACCGCGACGCGATGCAGGCGGCGCTGGAGGACGTGCGCGACTCGCGGCCCACGGTCGGGCGCGACAACATCCCGGTGGGCTCCGACGAGCGGCTCGTGCTCGCCGCGCTGCGCGAGGTCGCCGAGGAGGAGGACCTCACCGAGGCCGCGAAGCGCCTCGACGACGACTTCCCGATCCTCGCCGAGCTCCTGCGCCGCGCCGGGGCCAGCCACTAGCTGTCGTGCGGCTGTTCACCGCGCTGCGCCCGCCGGCCGACGTCGTGGCCGCGGTGGCGCTGTCCCTCGGCGAGCCCGGCCCCGGCCTGCGCTGGTCGCCGCCGGCGGACTGGCACGTCACGCTCGCGTACTACGGCGAAGCCGACCCGGACGAACGGGCCGCCGAGCTCGGCCCCGCGCTGGCCGGCCGCCCCGCGGTCGAGGTCCGGCTGACCGGCCCGGGAACATTTCCCGGCGTGCTGTGGTTGGGCGTCGCGGGGGATGGGCTGACCCGGCTCGCGGAAGCCGCGGGCGTGGACCAGGAGGAGCGTCCCTACCGGGCGCACCTCACGCTGGCGCGGTATCCGCGTGAACGCCGGGACGCGGCCGGA
The sequence above is a segment of the Amycolatopsis sp. 2-15 genome. Coding sequences within it:
- a CDS encoding amidohydrolase family protein, which translates into the protein MVRKIALEEHFGTADPDIVEQSREHFTEQTWPPHRRQLLDVQDERLRLMDEAGIEFVALSLLAPGIQGLPDRAQAVDWARRTNDVAARHVELRPDRFAAFAALPLQDPEEAVGELRRAVTELGFKGALVNGFSEVDGDRIAYLDEPQYRPFWAAVEDLGVPVYLHPRDPLPRDSRMLEGHPWLYGSAWGFSVETGTHALRLMASGLFDEHPGVQVILGHLGELLPFNIWRTDHRLKVKPAGIPARKPLREYLRANFHLTTSGNFARPELLFTIDEVGADRVLFSADYPFESMGEAAAWFDALDLDHEVHEKIAEGNARKLLEL
- a CDS encoding TRM11 family SAM-dependent methyltransferase yields the protein MPEYAILVHPSANRVYAASSPALLRAELAVFGAAGLSAELSEAEEVELGGVGYVKFSTPVPLSEPDVALLSNLSSLYALFELGDGVLRPVLVRPLAKTDSDLLTIQKYAGKTNEQFTKLLLNVTLLATADPTGWLDRPRTLLDPLCGRGTTLNQAVMYGFDATGLDVDGKDFEAYEQFLKTWLRTKRVKHTADSGQLRRNKVRLGRRLDVEYAFDKDDYKGGQTRRLTYFNADTLTTDELLRANSVDVIVTDAPYGVQHGSHRTQDASLARSPRDLLAAAVPVWTRVLRPGGALGISWNLNVLPREELVAVLARAGLDVREGGPYEEFAHRVDQAIERDLVVASKP
- a CDS encoding DHH family phosphoesterase; this encodes MTATLAQDIEAAAALLAGATDVTLLGHVRPDADALGSALALGHVLRRRGARVRVSFGEPDEAPETLTWLDVDGLLTKPGDLPASEQLLVALDTPVPARLGRLAGRVDAVRAAGGAVLVVDHHATNAFYGTHHVVDEATEATAVLVTQIIEAMGVELDEPAARCLYAGIVTDTSGFRRARPETHRIAARLLEAGVDPTEVARRIVDDHPFAWLPMLSAVLSEAELEPEAAQGFGFVHAVVRSAVAASVRPEEVESVIDVVRATREAGVAGVLKEFAPASRGSVWTVSLRSAGRVDVSSVASEFGGGGHRMAAGCTMEGTSDDVLARLRDALGRAPLLGNRSA
- a CDS encoding MATE family efflux transporter, which encodes MPDEAPPAPPVTSEDRIPARRVLGLAVPALGVLAAEPLYVLVDTAVVGHLGALPLAGLALGGVVLSQISTQLTFLSYGTTSRTARLHGAGRRRDAVSEGVQATWLAVLVGLVLLVAGQLLAGPIARALSGSDEIAAEAVSWLRIALFGAPLILVTMAGNGWMRGVQDAARPLRYVLAGNGISAVLCPVLVYVAGLGLEGSAIANVVAQVVSASLFFAALVRERVPLRPDFGVMRAQLSLGRDLVLRSLAFQACFVSAAAVAARTSTEAVGAHQVVLQLWTFLSLVLDSVAIAAQSLVGAALGGGAARQARGVANQIVAYGLVLGCVLCVLFGALWSTLPHAFTSDPGVLAEIPHAWWFFVALQPIAGVVFALDGVLLGAGDAAFLRTATLVSAGLGFLPLIWLSLAFGWGLTGIWTGLSLFMVFRLAAVLIRWRSGRWAVVGAVRGA
- a CDS encoding PhzF family phenazine biosynthesis protein; translated protein: MRFSQVDVFTDELTLGNALAVVHDAEGLSDDKMAAFARWTNLSETTFLLPPAHAEADYRVRIFTVERELPFAGHPTLGSARAWLEAGGTPKSEDLVQECGAGLVRVRRTGERLAFAAPPLTRGGPVAPEDLAAVRKALHLAESDVVDAQWADNGPGWLAVLLADADAVLAVERDVAALGKYKVGIVGPHPAGSPAAFEVRAFTGQVEDPVTGSLNAAIGQWLIASGRAPESYVAAQGTRLGRRGRVHVERAEGDVWVGGDTVVGIAGQVALR
- a CDS encoding MFS transporter yields the protein MSPGRATVRSWLIWLTAVFVYLLAVFHRTSFGVAGLEAADRFGVGAAALGTFTVLQVGVYAAMQIPTGVLVDRYGPRRVLTAAVLILGTGQLLLGLAESYGVGLLARGVLGLGDALTFVSVLRLIAAHFPARQYALIASFTSAVGYVGNLAATVPLTLLLAGPGWTVTFVSVGALTLLVSVPVVLRVRDTPLGVPEPERKPVHPALLARQIRAAWRVPGTRLGFWTHFSTMFAPNVLTLLWGVPFLVEGQGIPAATASAMLTVFVFGSLAGGPVLGTVISRHPELRMPIVGGYLGTAAVTWAVLLGWNGHVPLGVLGPAFALLSLGGPVSMIGFALARDYNPIERVGTATGLVNVAGFVATTVTSLVVGVLLQWTGGNFRVSLLSIVVVLALGTWRMLVWWRRARAHVFAAEARGEDVPVRLTRRRWDGEVPAEAAAVAA
- the truB gene encoding tRNA pseudouridine(55) synthase TruB, with protein sequence MTSHDVVARARRIMGTRKIGHAGTLDPMATGVLVLGIERATKLLGHLALDRKTYLATLSLGSSTTTDDAEGEVLTEGDPALLAKITDEQLATGVAELTGDIQQVPSAVSAVKIDGKRAYARVRAGEDVVLPPRPVTVYRFDVLATRREDDRIELDAVVECSSGTYVRALARDLGAGLGVGGHLLALRRTTVGPFTLARARTLDQLEETPELSLDLDAAVAAAFPRRDVDAAEAQAVRHGRAIPAAGIDGTYGLFAPDGRVLALAADTEGVARSVVVLLPA
- a CDS encoding bifunctional riboflavin kinase/FAD synthetase, with translation MQRWRGLGDLPGGWGRCVVTIGVFDGVHRGHQVLISRTVRAAAERGVPSVVLTFDPHPSEVLRPGSHPAQLTTLRRKAELVEALGVDVFAVLPFTLELSRLSPHEFVHEVLVDRLHAAAVLVGDNFTFGAKAAGDVTLLRKLGSRFGFVAYGAELQGRSLADDRIANDITFSSTYVRSCIDAGDVVAAADALGRPHRLEGIVVRGDGRGHDLGYPTANLSTPRFAAVPADGVYTAWFTRLSDPGRKLRAAVSVGTNPTFSGRERTVEAFVLDVDEDFYGQHVALDFVTRLRDQERFSRSEQLVERIDDDVVRTREVLGAED
- a CDS encoding helix-turn-helix domain-containing protein — its product is MEDHKIVQRNVALQREWYGEPLGDRVRRLVVAFDISQAYLAEVLGISAPMLSQVMSGRRAKIGNPVVLARMIMLERKILVPDVAAGNRDAMQAALEDVRDSRPTVGRDNIPVGSDERLVLAALREVAEEEDLTEAAKRLDDDFPILAELLRRAGASH
- the thpR gene encoding RNA 2',3'-cyclic phosphodiesterase, with the protein product MRLFTALRPPADVVAAVALSLGEPGPGLRWSPPADWHVTLAYYGEADPDERAAELGPALAGRPAVEVRLTGPGTFPGVLWLGVAGDGLTRLAEAAGVDQEERPYRAHLTLARYPRERRDAAGPWTRRLAGFSSREWTAREVVLMGSAGTVGPRYRELLTFPLGPAGT